One Devosia lacusdianchii genomic window carries:
- a CDS encoding AraC family transcriptional regulator, translating into MTKQNTHDRYSRRLDRVLDHVYSHLEDDISFDRLAEVACLSPYHWSRIYAAMRGETIVASIRRLRLQRAADRLANTDLDMGVIAERAGYSSTDTFGRAFKETFGAPPAAYRASGSHAAFRAAGAAEDASGFPVNVVSLPERRCAGIDHKGSYMEIDRAMGKLFAELAACDAVPSAPAMIGLFFDDPDLGDEADLRSRACMPVAANVTIDAPMVETALRGGLYAQLNYTGPYADMRGAYRWLLGVWLPASGYEPADAPIFEAYLNDPRDTPQTALRTDIHLPLLGPS; encoded by the coding sequence ATGACCAAGCAAAACACCCATGATCGCTATAGTCGTCGGCTCGATCGGGTATTGGACCACGTCTATTCTCATCTCGAGGATGACATTTCTTTCGATCGGCTCGCCGAGGTCGCGTGCCTCTCGCCCTACCATTGGAGCCGGATCTATGCGGCCATGCGGGGCGAGACCATTGTGGCCAGCATCCGCCGGTTGCGCCTGCAGAGGGCGGCCGATCGGCTCGCCAACACCGACCTCGACATGGGCGTGATCGCTGAACGTGCCGGCTATAGCTCCACCGACACTTTCGGGCGGGCGTTCAAGGAGACCTTCGGCGCCCCGCCGGCAGCGTATCGGGCGTCAGGATCACATGCCGCCTTTAGGGCTGCCGGGGCAGCCGAGGATGCCAGTGGTTTTCCGGTTAACGTCGTCAGCTTGCCTGAGCGCCGATGTGCCGGCATCGATCACAAGGGTTCCTACATGGAGATCGACCGCGCCATGGGAAAGTTGTTTGCCGAACTGGCGGCGTGCGATGCGGTGCCCAGCGCACCGGCCATGATCGGCCTGTTCTTCGATGACCCCGATCTCGGCGACGAGGCCGACCTGCGGTCGCGCGCCTGCATGCCGGTCGCGGCAAATGTCACGATCGATGCGCCGATGGTCGAGACCGCTCTGCGCGGGGGGCTCTATGCGCAGCTCAACTATACCGGCCCCTATGCCGATATGCGCGGCGCCTATCGCTGGCTGCTCGGTGTGTGGTTGCCCGCATCGGGCTATGAACCGGCGGACGCGCCGATCTTCGAAGCCTATCTCAACGATCCGCGCGACACGCCGCAAACGGCGCTGCGAACCGATATTCACCTGCCGCTGCTGGGGCCGTCGTGA
- a CDS encoding group II truncated hemoglobin, with protein sequence MAPTLYDWIGGIEPLKRLTAEFYRRVPLDPLLAPVFAGMNADHPEHVALFLAEVLGGPALYSERHGGHPAMVRHHLGKHLSEPMRRRWINLLLDTYTDLGLPADPEFASALVGYLEWGSRLAVINSAPGATVSEHAPMPAWGWGETGGPYIPK encoded by the coding sequence ATGGCGCCAACACTTTATGACTGGATCGGCGGCATCGAACCGCTGAAGCGGCTGACGGCCGAGTTCTATCGCCGCGTGCCGCTCGACCCGCTCCTGGCGCCGGTCTTTGCGGGCATGAATGCCGATCACCCCGAGCACGTCGCCCTGTTTCTCGCCGAGGTTCTTGGCGGCCCGGCGCTCTATAGCGAGCGTCACGGCGGCCATCCCGCCATGGTCCGCCACCATCTCGGCAAGCATCTGAGCGAGCCTATGCGGCGGCGATGGATCAACCTACTGCTCGATACCTACACAGACCTCGGCCTGCCGGCCGATCCCGAGTTCGCGTCGGCGCTGGTCGGCTATCTCGAATGGGGCTCGCGGCTGGCCGTCATCAATTCCGCCCCTGGCGCAACCGTATCCGAACACGCGCCTATGCCCGCCTGGGGCTGGGGCGAAACCGGTGGTCCCTACATTCCCAAATAG
- a CDS encoding DUF1868 domain-containing protein codes for MPVHLSTLATYYGRGHHPEPPRHLGTRYDQSGKFLPEPGNTVVCHLVPGSATEQALVDARARYMGMPDAGKLAFTPVESYHMTLFQGIIEGRRNAPYWPAEVATDTPIAAMTELFAKRLELFPGRADFAVEIVEALPTGLVVEGATAADRHAMADWRNAFADIFGYRHPDHDSYQFHITMAYLIDWLDDAVLPSWQTMLDEVAEDIRRRAPVLELRAPAFCSFEDMNWFEELRVFGTVEPVS; via the coding sequence ATGCCCGTTCATCTGTCGACGCTTGCCACCTATTATGGCCGCGGCCACCATCCCGAGCCACCCCGCCATCTCGGTACGCGCTACGATCAATCGGGCAAGTTCCTGCCCGAGCCTGGCAATACGGTGGTGTGTCACCTGGTTCCGGGGTCGGCTACCGAGCAGGCGCTGGTCGATGCGCGGGCGCGCTACATGGGCATGCCGGATGCCGGCAAGCTCGCCTTCACGCCGGTCGAGAGCTATCACATGACGCTCTTCCAGGGGATCATCGAGGGCCGGCGCAATGCGCCTTACTGGCCCGCCGAAGTGGCGACGGATACGCCCATTGCGGCGATGACCGAGCTCTTCGCCAAGCGGCTCGAACTGTTTCCCGGTCGCGCCGATTTTGCCGTGGAAATCGTCGAGGCTCTGCCCACGGGTCTGGTGGTGGAGGGGGCTACGGCCGCGGACCGCCATGCCATGGCGGATTGGCGCAATGCCTTTGCCGACATTTTCGGCTATCGCCATCCCGATCACGACAGCTACCAGTTCCACATTACCATGGCCTATCTAATCGATTGGCTCGATGACGCGGTACTGCCCAGCTGGCAGACGATGCTGGACGAGGTCGCCGAGGACATCAGGCGACGCGCCCCAGTATTGGAGCTCCGCGCGCCGGCGTTCTGCAGCTTCGAGGACATGAACTGGTTCGAAGAGTTGCGCGTCTTCGGTACCGTCGAGCCGGTGTCCTAG
- a CDS encoding flagellar motor protein MotA, with protein MTQGYDPYHLASPTVYLIKIVIFLVLVVLVAAILTTTIVTFFWANPFINSMIFFALFVGIFLSFRQVIRLFPEVKWVNSLQDGNAANVRPPILLAPVAGLLRERIGEAVITPSSMRSILDSVGNRLDEAKDTSRYLTGLLVFLGLMGTFYGLLETVTAVAGVINALDVATGDTASQFASLREGLSAPLSGMGTAFSSSLFGLAGSLVLGFLDLQTSQAQNAFYTDLEDWMTSMTELDHPVSAMQANAGGPDMQAMFDKLGNSMQNQNSSQNAIRAMAELARGIDGLVKHIRTEQDDLRKYIDEQGETNQKLRELIEAVLSQADNERRN; from the coding sequence ATGACGCAAGGCTACGATCCCTACCACCTCGCCAGTCCGACCGTTTATCTCATCAAGATCGTGATATTTCTGGTTCTAGTGGTTCTGGTCGCCGCTATCCTGACCACCACCATCGTCACCTTCTTCTGGGCCAACCCGTTCATCAACTCGATGATCTTCTTCGCCCTGTTCGTCGGCATTTTCCTCAGCTTCCGGCAGGTCATCCGCCTGTTCCCCGAGGTCAAATGGGTCAATTCCCTGCAGGACGGGAACGCCGCCAACGTGCGTCCGCCCATCCTCCTCGCGCCGGTCGCCGGGCTGCTGCGCGAGCGCATCGGCGAGGCGGTGATCACGCCATCGTCCATGCGTTCCATCCTCGATTCCGTCGGCAACCGGCTTGACGAAGCCAAGGATACGTCGCGCTATCTGACCGGCCTCCTGGTCTTCCTGGGCCTCATGGGCACATTCTACGGCCTGCTCGAAACCGTGACCGCAGTCGCCGGCGTCATCAATGCGCTGGACGTGGCCACAGGCGACACCGCATCGCAGTTCGCCAGCCTGCGCGAAGGCCTCAGCGCCCCGCTTTCGGGCATGGGCACAGCCTTCTCATCCTCACTGTTCGGCCTCGCCGGTTCTCTGGTGCTGGGCTTTCTCGACTTGCAAACCAGCCAGGCACAAAACGCCTTCTACACCGATCTCGAAGACTGGATGACCTCGATGACCGAGCTCGACCACCCGGTCAGCGCCATGCAGGCCAATGCCGGCGGCCCCGACATGCAGGCCATGTTCGATAAGCTCGGCAATTCGATGCAGAATCAGAATTCAAGCCAGAACGCCATCCGCGCCATGGCCGAACTGGCGCGCGGCATTGATGGCCTCGTCAAACACATCCGCACCGAGCAGGACGACCTGCGCAAGTATATCGATGAGCAGGGCGAGACCAACCAGAAGCTGCGCGAACTGATCGAGGCGGTGCTCTCCCAGGCCGATAACGAGCGGCGGAACTAG
- a CDS encoding peptidoglycan -binding protein: MPGARSRRRIEANYWPGFVDALSSLLLVIIFMLSLFMLTQFFLGQELEGRDTALARLNSQIAELTESLQLERSNSDDLTAQLATLTATLSSAQSENASLNSQLAGIGAGIDGKDETIAGLQDDILAAQELSDEANAQVALLNQQLAALRTQIGALEAALEASEARDTQSRTQIADLGRRLNVALAQRVQDLTRYRSDFFGRLREILEGRADVRVVGDRFVFQSEVLFDPGQADVQPEGLPDLDALAAAILQLETEIPPDINWVLRIDGHTDSRPISNARFPSNWELSAARAISVAEYLVSKGVSPNRLVAAGFGEFTPLDPGTTDEAYRRNRRIEFKLTEG, translated from the coding sequence ATGCCCGGCGCCCGTTCCCGCCGGCGCATCGAGGCCAATTACTGGCCGGGATTCGTCGACGCCCTGTCGAGCCTGCTGCTCGTCATCATCTTCATGCTCAGCCTGTTCATGCTGACCCAGTTCTTCCTGGGCCAGGAGCTGGAGGGCCGCGACACCGCGCTCGCCCGCCTCAACAGCCAGATCGCCGAGCTCACCGAATCCCTGCAGCTCGAGCGCAGCAATTCCGACGACCTCACCGCCCAGCTCGCCACCCTCACCGCTACGCTGAGCAGCGCACAATCGGAAAATGCCAGCCTCAACTCCCAGCTTGCCGGTATCGGCGCGGGTATAGACGGCAAGGACGAAACCATTGCCGGCCTGCAGGACGATATTCTGGCCGCCCAGGAGCTCTCCGACGAGGCCAATGCCCAGGTCGCGCTGCTCAACCAGCAATTGGCAGCTTTGCGCACTCAGATCGGTGCCCTCGAAGCGGCGCTCGAGGCCTCCGAAGCCCGCGACACCCAATCGCGCACCCAGATCGCCGATCTCGGTCGTCGTCTCAACGTGGCCCTGGCCCAGCGCGTGCAAGATCTAACGCGCTACCGGTCCGATTTCTTCGGTCGCCTGCGCGAAATCCTCGAGGGTCGCGCCGATGTCCGTGTCGTCGGCGACCGTTTCGTGTTCCAGTCCGAAGTGCTGTTCGACCCCGGCCAGGCCGATGTGCAACCCGAAGGCCTGCCCGACCTCGACGCCCTGGCCGCCGCCATCCTGCAGCTCGAAACCGAGATACCGCCCGATATCAACTGGGTGCTGCGCATCGACGGCCATACCGATAGCCGCCCGATCTCCAATGCCCGTTTCCCCTCCAACTGGGAGCTCTCGGCCGCGCGCGCCATTTCGGTCGCCGAATACCTGGTCTCCAAGGGTGTGTCGCCCAACCGGCTGGTTGCGGCCGGCTTCGGCGAATTCACCCCGCTCGATCCCGGTACGACCGACGAAGCCTACCGCCGCAACCGCCGCATCGAGTTCAAGCTGACCGAGGGGTAG
- a CDS encoding aldo/keto reductase — translation MEYRQLGASGLRVPALSFGTGTFGGSGPLFGAWGTTDVTEAKRLIDICIEAGVTLFDSADVYSDGASEAVLGEALKGRRNEVLISTKTALPMGEGSNDWGTSRARLIGSVDAALRRLQSDHIDLLQLHAFDASTPIEEVLATLGDFVQAGKLRYVGVSNFSGWQVMKSLAIAEKNGHPRYVAHQVYYSLLGRDYEWELMPLGLDQAVGALVWSPLGWGRLTGKIRRGQPMPASSRLHDTASFGPPVDEEHLFRVMDALDAVAEETGKSVPQVALNWLLARPTVSSVIIGARNEEQLRQNLGAVGWSLTPEQVAKLDAASMVTAPYPYFPYRRQEGFARLNPPVV, via the coding sequence ATGGAATATCGGCAATTGGGTGCATCGGGCCTGCGGGTTCCGGCACTGAGCTTTGGCACAGGCACGTTTGGCGGTTCGGGGCCCTTGTTCGGGGCGTGGGGCACGACCGATGTCACCGAGGCCAAGCGACTGATCGACATCTGCATCGAGGCGGGCGTGACACTGTTCGACAGCGCTGACGTCTATTCGGACGGCGCATCGGAGGCGGTGCTGGGCGAAGCGCTCAAGGGCCGGCGCAATGAGGTGCTGATCTCGACCAAGACGGCGCTGCCCATGGGTGAAGGTTCCAATGACTGGGGAACATCGCGGGCGCGGCTGATTGGCAGCGTGGATGCAGCTTTGCGGCGGCTTCAGAGCGATCACATCGACCTGCTGCAATTGCACGCCTTCGATGCCTCGACGCCGATAGAGGAGGTGCTGGCGACGCTGGGCGATTTCGTCCAGGCCGGCAAGCTGCGCTATGTCGGGGTGTCCAATTTCTCGGGCTGGCAGGTGATGAAGTCGCTAGCGATTGCCGAGAAAAACGGTCATCCGCGCTATGTGGCGCATCAGGTCTATTATTCGCTGCTGGGCCGCGACTATGAGTGGGAGCTGATGCCGCTGGGATTGGACCAGGCCGTGGGCGCGCTGGTGTGGAGTCCGCTCGGTTGGGGCCGGTTGACCGGCAAAATCCGGCGTGGCCAACCGATGCCGGCCAGCAGCCGGCTGCACGACACGGCCAGTTTCGGCCCGCCGGTGGACGAGGAGCATCTGTTCCGGGTGATGGATGCGCTCGACGCGGTGGCGGAAGAGACTGGCAAGTCGGTACCGCAGGTGGCGCTGAATTGGTTGCTGGCGCGACCGACCGTGTCTTCGGTGATTATCGGGGCGCGCAACGAGGAACAGTTGCGGCAGAATCTAGGAGCTGTCGGCTGGTCGCTGACACCTGAGCAGGTTGCCAAACTGGACGCGGCAAGCATGGTTACGGCGCCATACCCGTATTTTCCTTATCGGCGTCAGGAGGGGTTTGCGCGGCTCAATCCGCCGGTGGTTTAG
- a CDS encoding MFS transporter, translating into MPLALYALTAGAFGIGVTEFVIMGLLLEVGADLGVTVAMAGLLISGYALGVVAGAPVLTALSGRWPRKWVLVGLMAIFTLGNLACALAPNYELLMMARVLTALAHGTFFGVGSVVATSMVPADRKASAIAIMFTGLTVANVLGVPLGTWLGQMWGWRATFWAVALVGVLALAVIALLVPRDKVAPEASDWRADFRAMGRRPVLLGLLTTVLGYAGVFVVFTYIAPMLTEIAGFGAGAVSPILLVFGGGLVLGNLLGGKLADRALAPTVIGTLVVMALVLAGMGVAFNNPVTAVIAVGLLGAAGFATVAPLQMWVLSKADGAGQSLASSFNIAAFNLGNALGAWVGGLVIEHGSGLAGLPLVAAAFPVIGVVIAAIAMRLERPRAAVAVA; encoded by the coding sequence ATGCCTCTCGCTCTTTACGCTCTCACCGCCGGTGCCTTTGGCATCGGCGTTACCGAATTCGTCATCATGGGCCTTTTGCTCGAAGTTGGTGCCGATCTCGGCGTCACCGTCGCCATGGCTGGTCTCTTGATATCCGGTTATGCGCTGGGCGTGGTTGCCGGCGCGCCGGTGTTGACCGCGCTTTCGGGCCGCTGGCCGCGCAAGTGGGTGCTGGTCGGGCTGATGGCGATTTTCACACTGGGCAACCTCGCCTGTGCGCTGGCGCCAAACTACGAGCTCCTGATGATGGCGCGCGTGCTGACGGCGCTGGCGCATGGCACGTTCTTCGGCGTCGGTTCGGTGGTCGCCACCAGCATGGTTCCCGCCGACAGGAAGGCCTCGGCTATCGCCATCATGTTCACTGGGCTCACCGTCGCCAACGTGCTGGGCGTGCCGCTGGGGACGTGGCTGGGGCAGATGTGGGGCTGGCGGGCGACGTTCTGGGCGGTGGCATTGGTGGGCGTTCTGGCGTTGGCGGTCATTGCGCTGCTGGTGCCGCGCGACAAGGTGGCGCCGGAAGCGTCGGACTGGCGCGCTGATTTCCGCGCCATGGGTCGGCGGCCGGTGCTGCTCGGGTTGCTGACGACCGTGCTGGGCTATGCCGGCGTGTTCGTGGTCTTCACCTATATCGCCCCGATGCTGACCGAGATCGCCGGCTTTGGCGCCGGCGCCGTATCGCCCATTCTGCTGGTCTTCGGTGGCGGGCTGGTGCTGGGCAATCTGCTGGGTGGCAAGCTGGCCGACCGCGCGCTGGCGCCGACGGTGATCGGCACGCTGGTGGTGATGGCGCTGGTGCTGGCCGGTATGGGCGTTGCCTTCAACAATCCGGTCACTGCGGTGATTGCCGTGGGCCTGCTTGGGGCCGCCGGCTTTGCCACGGTCGCGCCCTTGCAGATGTGGGTGCTGTCCAAGGCGGATGGCGCCGGCCAGAGCCTGGCATCGAGCTTCAATATCGCGGCCTTCAACCTGGGCAATGCGCTGGGTGCGTGGGTGGGTGGGCTCGTCATCGAACACGGTTCGGGGCTGGCGGGACTGCCACTGGTTGCTGCCGCCTTCCCTGTGATTGGCGTCGTCATCGCGGCGATCGCCATGCGGCTGGAACGGCCCCGTGCGGCCGTTGCCGTCGCCTGA
- a CDS encoding LysR family transcriptional regulator gives MRTDINRAGEMAVFVAVVERGGFSTAARALRMTPSAVSKLITRLEARLGVRLLNRSTRTLQLSAEGSAFYDRATRILADLDEAERSASAGEQPAGRIRINTSASFGNHILAPLLPAFFAAYPAINLDVVQTDAVIDLLGERTDIAIRSGPLKSSGLIARKLGATPMVIVAAPSYLARHGTPTTFAELETHNRLGFSYSRTLDGWPLNHNGAVVNLLPNGNVQASNGEALRHLAIGGAGLTRLASYTVRTDIAEGRLVPVMPACDTGYLEEVHAVYVGQGGHLPTRVRVLLDFLAEHARLG, from the coding sequence ATGCGCACCGATATCAATCGCGCCGGCGAGATGGCGGTCTTTGTCGCCGTGGTCGAGCGCGGCGGCTTTTCGACCGCGGCTCGCGCCCTGCGCATGACCCCCTCGGCCGTGAGCAAACTCATCACCCGTCTCGAAGCCCGCCTCGGCGTGCGCCTGCTCAACCGTTCCACCCGCACCCTGCAATTGAGCGCTGAAGGCTCGGCCTTTTATGACCGGGCCACCCGGATCCTTGCCGATCTCGACGAAGCCGAGCGCTCCGCTAGCGCCGGCGAGCAGCCCGCAGGCCGCATTCGCATCAATACCAGCGCCTCCTTCGGCAACCACATTCTGGCGCCTCTGCTGCCGGCCTTCTTCGCCGCCTATCCTGCGATCAATCTCGACGTCGTCCAGACCGATGCGGTGATCGACCTACTCGGCGAGCGCACCGACATCGCCATCCGCTCCGGCCCACTCAAGAGTTCCGGCCTTATCGCCCGCAAGCTGGGCGCCACGCCCATGGTCATAGTGGCGGCCCCGAGCTACCTCGCCCGCCACGGCACGCCGACGACCTTCGCCGAACTCGAAACTCACAACCGGCTGGGCTTCAGCTACTCGCGAACCCTGGACGGCTGGCCGCTCAATCATAATGGCGCTGTGGTCAACCTGCTGCCCAACGGCAATGTACAGGCCAGCAATGGCGAGGCATTACGGCATCTGGCGATCGGCGGGGCAGGCTTGACACGGCTCGCCAGCTACACGGTTCGCACCGACATTGCCGAGGGCCGGCTCGTGCCGGTTATGCCCGCCTGCGATACCGGCTATCTCGAGGAGGTCCACGCCGTCTATGTCGGTCAGGGCGGTCACCTGCCAACACGCGTCCGCGTGCTGCTGGATTTTCTGGCCGAGCACGCGCGGTTGGGTTAG
- a CDS encoding ABC transporter ATP-binding protein: MTDQAVRVQADPEKIVPKEGVTTRKLQPLRRLLPFVLRYPIRLSLTVAFLLVSAVSSLAIPAVLGGAIDEGFVTKNLENVTRYGWLIVGIAAIMGAASAGRFYFISVIGERVLADLRQAVFSHLLRLDARYFDTNRVGELTSRLNGDVGVIRAAVGSSFSLALRSMVTIIGALIMMFLTSPVLTLAVVIAAPALLLPIIAFSRRLRGMSRRTQDALADLSAMATEMLGATRTVKSFTQEPVQSAIYDARSQDSYRAEVKRLGARAVLVGMVIFLGTGAIVFLVWWGARAVFEGTVTAGQLAQFLVYALMASGALTNVSEVMGMLQTIAGATERLTEILDTEAAIKDPADPVALPVPALGTVAFEHVDFGYQTGGYEHVLTDLSFTVGAGETVALVGASGSGKSTTLSLLQRFYDVGAGAILVDGVDIRKVRLHDLRQRFAYVEQEPTIFAGTIAENIRFGKPDATDAELHAAAKAALVHDFVTDLPQGYDTLVGERGVMLSGGQKQRLAIARAILKNAPILLLDEATSALDAQSERLVQTALEHLMEGRTTLVIAHRLATIRDADKILVLDAGHIIDQGTHDELVAKGGRYAELARLQFRLDDLG; this comes from the coding sequence ATGACAGATCAGGCCGTCCGCGTCCAGGCCGACCCGGAAAAGATCGTGCCCAAGGAAGGCGTGACGACGCGCAAGCTGCAGCCGCTGCGCCGCTTGCTGCCCTTTGTGCTGCGCTATCCGATCCGGCTGAGCCTCACCGTGGCGTTCCTGCTGGTATCGGCTGTGTCGTCGCTGGCGATTCCCGCCGTGCTCGGCGGGGCGATCGACGAAGGCTTCGTCACCAAGAATCTCGAGAACGTCACCCGCTATGGCTGGCTGATCGTCGGCATTGCCGCGATCATGGGCGCCGCCAGTGCCGGGCGTTTCTACTTTATTTCGGTGATTGGCGAGCGGGTGCTGGCCGATCTCCGCCAGGCGGTGTTCTCGCATCTGCTGCGACTCGATGCGCGCTATTTCGATACCAACCGCGTCGGCGAGCTGACCAGCCGCCTCAATGGCGATGTCGGCGTGATCAGGGCCGCGGTGGGGTCGAGCTTCTCGCTGGCCTTGCGATCGATGGTCACCATTATCGGCGCGCTGATCATGATGTTCCTCACCAGCCCGGTATTGACGCTGGCCGTGGTGATCGCGGCGCCGGCTTTGCTGCTGCCGATCATCGCCTTTTCGCGGCGCCTGCGCGGCATGTCGCGCCGCACGCAGGATGCGCTGGCCGATCTGTCGGCCATGGCGACCGAAATGCTGGGTGCGACGCGAACGGTCAAGTCGTTTACGCAGGAGCCGGTGCAGTCGGCGATCTACGATGCGCGCAGCCAGGACAGCTATCGCGCCGAGGTGAAACGCCTGGGCGCACGGGCCGTGCTGGTCGGCATGGTCATATTCCTGGGCACCGGGGCCATCGTGTTCCTCGTCTGGTGGGGCGCGCGGGCCGTGTTCGAGGGCACGGTGACCGCCGGGCAACTGGCGCAGTTCCTCGTCTATGCGCTGATGGCGTCGGGCGCGCTGACCAATGTCAGCGAAGTCATGGGCATGCTGCAGACCATTGCCGGGGCGACGGAGCGGCTGACCGAAATTCTCGATACCGAAGCGGCCATCAAGGACCCGGCCGATCCGGTGGCGCTGCCGGTGCCGGCACTCGGTACGGTGGCGTTCGAGCATGTCGATTTCGGCTACCAGACTGGCGGCTACGAGCATGTGCTGACCGACCTGAGTTTTACCGTCGGCGCGGGCGAGACGGTGGCGCTGGTGGGCGCGTCGGGGTCGGGCAAGTCGACGACGCTGTCACTGCTGCAGCGCTTTTATGATGTGGGTGCGGGCGCCATCCTGGTCGATGGCGTGGATATCCGCAAAGTGCGGCTGCACGACCTGCGCCAGCGCTTTGCCTATGTGGAGCAGGAGCCGACCATTTTCGCCGGCACCATTGCCGAGAATATCCGCTTCGGCAAACCCGATGCGACCGATGCGGAGCTGCATGCCGCGGCCAAGGCGGCGCTGGTGCATGACTTCGTCACCGACCTGCCCCAGGGCTACGACACGCTGGTCGGCGAGCGCGGCGTGATGCTGTCGGGTGGGCAGAAGCAGCGGCTGGCGATTGCGCGGGCGATTCTGAAGAATGCGCCGATCCTGCTGCTCGACGAGGCCACCAGCGCGCTCGACGCACAGAGCGAACGGCTGGTGCAGACCGCGCTGGAACACCTGATGGAGGGCCGCACCACGCTGGTGATCGCCCACCGCCTGGCGACCATTCGCGATGCCGACAAGATCCTGGTGCTGGACGCCGGCCACATCATCGACCAGGGCACGCATGACGAGCTGGTTGCCAAGGGCGGACGCTATGCCGAGCTGGCGCGGCTGCAATTCCGGCTGGATGATCTGGGCTAA
- the rpmE gene encoding 50S ribosomal protein L31 produces MKADIHPDYHTITVVMTDGTKYETRSTYGKAGDTLQLDIDPKTHPAWTGGTGQLLDRGGRVSRFKERFKGLGI; encoded by the coding sequence ATGAAGGCAGACATCCATCCGGACTACCACACCATCACCGTGGTAATGACCGACGGCACCAAGTACGAGACGCGCTCGACCTATGGCAAGGCCGGCGACACGCTGCAGCTCGACATCGACCCCAAGACCCACCCGGCCTGGACCGGCGGCACGGGCCAGCTGCTCGACCGCGGCGGCCGCGTCTCGCGCTTCAAGGAGCGCTTCAAGGGCCTCGGCATCTAA
- a CDS encoding DUF1465 family protein, producing the protein MNETGSAVAIGPRIVASGGFDLLYREGMALIEQVAAYLDGDGRSESRILSREASFIYATESMRLTTRLMQLASWLLLQRAVNEGEITKENARSEKEKVKFSATPSERGGPGYEQLPQTLRDYIDKGDRLFDRVMQFDTLERGKMPVLDPGTANGIADQLARLKAAFGRA; encoded by the coding sequence GTGAACGAAACCGGTTCGGCCGTCGCCATTGGCCCACGTATCGTTGCGTCGGGTGGTTTCGACCTGCTCTATCGCGAGGGCATGGCCCTGATCGAGCAAGTGGCGGCCTATCTCGATGGTGACGGACGCTCCGAAAGCCGTATCCTCAGCCGCGAAGCCTCGTTCATCTACGCGACCGAATCCATGCGCCTCACCACGCGGCTGATGCAGCTGGCGTCGTGGCTGTTGCTGCAGCGTGCGGTGAATGAAGGCGAAATCACCAAGGAAAATGCCCGCTCCGAAAAGGAGAAGGTCAAGTTTTCCGCCACGCCATCGGAACGGGGCGGCCCGGGCTATGAGCAATTGCCGCAGACCCTGCGCGATTACATCGACAAGGGTGACCGCCTGTTCGATCGGGTGATGCAGTTCGACACGCTGGAGCGCGGCAAGATGCCGGTACTCGACCCCGGCACAGCCAACGGCATTGCCGATCAGCTGGCGCGGCTCAAGGCAGCGTTTGGCCGGGCCTGA
- a CDS encoding DUF1192 domain-containing protein, which yields MNDEEIKKPKGHEVGMPIDTMSVEELADRISLLEGEIVRLRAAIDARGATRKAAESVFKF from the coding sequence ATGAACGACGAAGAGATCAAGAAGCCAAAGGGCCATGAGGTCGGCATGCCGATCGACACGATGTCGGTGGAAGAACTGGCCGATCGCATCAGCTTGCTTGAAGGCGAAATTGTGCGGCTACGTGCCGCCATCGATGCGCGCGGCGCGACGCGCAAGGCGGCGGAGTCGGTGTTCAAGTTCTGA